The following proteins come from a genomic window of Mytilus trossulus isolate FHL-02 unplaced genomic scaffold, PNRI_Mtr1.1.1.hap1 h1tg000247l__unscaffolded, whole genome shotgun sequence:
- the LOC134701599 gene encoding toll-like receptor 4 has product MNNDKRTFWLLIMMWIMFMYGATNLSCNYSLNLKNQLVAHCDNRSFISVPRNLIKNIQVLDLSYNLITIIKNNTFINYTKMDILILNSNNISKVHEHGFEGLRNLRILRMENNAINISKLPLRVFRPLGNLMVLEIGRNEEQWMEHESFVYPDKVFSNLKSLQNLSIDLFDRPEFGYGFKSLHNLVVLNFRRCYMRFGKLSNETFRNISPKLRELYITGCHHFFHIDKGILQYFPELNILDLSHSYIHLYQALSILYPYQNKNMSVINFHHISDKSINNDKFPYSVIITKELMRYLRSICIEALDLSVTGIVDDEFYSLFSFQHPECFKTFIISANRLPSTTLEHYMQTVVFLTRATNLKTYDMSYLPAQFLNPLYLDVYHPEKFIGSHNQEKQPIFHKSFHITINLPPLLEFVRFTHMTVVSASVSFTCNKGSLRYFDVSYSIFEQYPNVSNECGKELIYIDVSGLSSTIMFQSISLPKLTTLKMTHASIDRSIIEGRQWMLGHAPKLKNVDLSFNNLWTLLDTTLFNDKNITHFNLSNNFFRRVPSTVSKLRHLESLDLSNNLITSIDYTIRKWLDEIIVSYQNLSLNLNNNALVCSCDTVEFLLWFSKTKVSFVNGNKYTCTMSNNSQVNLIEVTKDINKYFADCQATLWLRIGIIFISCTFGVSVPFSILYYYRWKLILFLFRTFRRAVERGLYVNYEYDVYISYEEKSITWIKDHLLPKAEKEWGLKTFVHDRDLIPGELTSDSKALSIHQSRHVIFIITERFCEYEWGSFEIERAKYEKYTQNLMKIIVILQNVHVNDIPEQLVNISNDVIFIKWDEPETEIPENQSRWVKLKTLLFLN; this is encoded by the coding sequence ATGAACAACGATAAAAGAACTTTTTGGCTTTTAATCATGATGTGGATTATGTTTATGTATGGTGCTACAAATTTATCGTGCAATTACAGCTTAAACTTAAAGAATCAACTTGTGGCTCATTGTGATAACAGAAGTTTTATATCTGTACCACGGAATCTGATCAAAAATATCCAAGTGCTGGATCTCTCATATAATTTGATCACTATTAtcaaaaacaacacatttataaactatacgaaaatggacattttgattttaaacagtAACAATATATCTAAAGTCCATGAACATGGTTTTGAAGGCTTACGTAATTTACGGATTTTGAGAATGGAAAATAATGCTATTAATATATCTAAGCTTCCGTTAAGAGTATTTCGTCCTCTTGGAAATTTGATGGTTCTTGAAATAGGTAGGAATGAAGAGCAATGGATGGAACATGAATCGTTTGTTTACCCAGACAAAGTATTCTCTAACTtgaaaagtttacaaaatttatccATCGACTTGTTTGATCGACCTGAGTTCGGTTATGGATTTAAATCACTCCACAATCTAGTCGTTTTGAATTTTAGGAGATGTTACATGAGATTCGGCAAATTATCAAATGAAACTTTCAGAAATATTTCTCCGAAACTAAGAGAGTTATATATTACTGGTTGTcatcatttttttcacatagaCAAAGGAATTCTTCAGTACTTTCCTGAATTAAACATTTTGGACTTGTCTCATTCATATATTCATTTGTATCAGGCACTGAGTATACTTTATccatatcaaaacaaaaacatgtctGTAATAAACTTTCACCATATAAGCGACAAGAGTATTAATAACGACAAGTTTCCGTATTCTGTAATAATAACAAAAGAACTAATGAGATATCTGAGATCTATCTGCATAGAGGCTTTAGATTTGTCAGTGACAGGCATAGTAGATGATGagttttattcattgttttcaTTCCAACATCCTGAGTGcttcaaaacatttatcataTCTGCAAACAGATTACCGTCAACGACTTTAGAACACTATATGCAAACAGTTGTTTTCTTAACAAGAGCTACGAATCTTAAAACGTATGATATGTCTTATCTGCCTGCACAATTTCTTAATCCGTTATATCTTGATGTGTATCATCCCGAAAAGTTCATTGGAAGTCATAATCAGGAAAAACAAcctatttttcataaatcttttcATATAACTATTAACTTACCGCCCTTACTAGAATTTGTCCGCTTTACACATATGACAGTAGTGTCTGCGTCTGTGTCATTCACATGCAATAAAGGATCTCTAAGATATTTTGATGTTTCATATAGTATTTTTGAACAATATCCAAATGTGTCAAATGAATGTGGAAAAgaacttatatatatagatgtttCTGGGTTATCTTCAACAATAATGTTTCAGTCAATTTCCTTGCCGAAACTAACTACATTGAAAATGACCCATGCCAGCATAGACAGGAGCATAATTGAAGGAAGACAATGGATGCTCGGGCACGCACCTAAACTCAAAAATGTAGATCTGTCTTTCAATAACCTATGGACTTTGTTAGATACGACATTATTTAATGATAAGAATATAACCCATTTTAATTTGTCCAATAACTTTTTCAGGAGAGTTCCTAGTACTGTGTCTAAACTCCGTCATTTAGAATCGTTAGATCTGTCaaataatttgataacatcTATTGATTATACTATACGAAAATGGTTAGATGAGATTATCGTGTCATATCAGAACTTGagtttgaatttgaataacAATGCTTTAGTTTGTTCGTGCGATACTGTTGAGTTTCTGTTATggttttcaaaaacaaaagtatcatttgtaaatggaaACAAATACACTTGTACAATGTCAAACAATTCGCAAGTCAATCTTATTGAAGTTACCaaagatatcaataaatattttgctGACTGCCAAGCTACTTTATGGCTTAGGATTGGAATTATATTTATATCGTGTACTTTTGGTGTTTCGGTACCATTTTCGATTTTATATTATTACAGATGGAAActtattctgtttttgtttaGAACATTTAGACGAGCCGTCGAGAGAGGTTTATATGTAAATTATGAATATGACGTATATATTTCCTACGAAGAAAAAAGCATAACATGGATAAAAGACCATCTGCTTCCAAAAGCTGAAAAAGAATGGGGATTGAAAACATTCGTACATGATCGTGACCTTATACCCGGAGAACTCACATCAGATTCTAAAGCACTTTCAATTCACCAAAGTAgacatgttatttttattattacgGAACGATTTTGTGAATACGAATGGGGGTCCTTTGAAATCGAAAGAGCCAAATATgagaaatacacacaaaatcttatgaaaattatagtaattttacaaaatgtgcATGTCAATGATATTCCAGAACAACTCGTGAACATATCAAATGATGTTATCTTCATTAAATGGGATGAACCCGAAACTGAAATTCCAGAAAATCAATCTAGGTGGGTCAAACTAAAGACATTGCtttttcttaattaa